Proteins encoded by one window of Cylindrospermum stagnale PCC 7417:
- a CDS encoding anti-sigma factor family protein, translated as MTTDSQFHNLSHSQLLRDLPDGTDKHTNESTGTMDMVKRDRFELLSAYLDGEVTAAERRQVEEWLAKDASVQRLYARLLKLRQSVQTLPVPAAQQSPETTFQQVWARLRRRSQLTWMFGGVAIAACALGAVTSLLPGSESRTLQLAQQPQIEPKPATTTPVVPVSPLMVALNNPVIEIPKTAVASPQKPANQAQPQPQSTLKNIN; from the coding sequence ATGACCACTGATTCTCAGTTTCACAACCTTTCCCACTCGCAACTTCTTAGAGATTTACCAGATGGGACGGATAAGCATACCAATGAATCAACGGGTACTATGGATATGGTGAAGCGCGATCGCTTTGAGTTATTAAGTGCTTACCTCGATGGCGAGGTTACAGCTGCCGAACGCAGGCAAGTAGAAGAATGGCTGGCAAAAGATGCCTCAGTTCAACGATTGTATGCGCGACTGTTAAAGCTACGGCAAAGTGTGCAAACTCTGCCAGTACCAGCAGCCCAACAGTCACCAGAAACAACATTTCAGCAAGTATGGGCACGTTTACGCCGCCGTTCCCAGTTAACCTGGATGTTTGGCGGTGTCGCCATTGCCGCTTGTGCGCTCGGCGCTGTCACTAGCTTACTACCAGGTAGTGAGTCTAGAACGCTGCAATTGGCGCAACAACCGCAAATAGAACCAAAACCAGCGACGACAACACCTGTAGTCCCTGTTTCGCCGCTGATGGTGGCCTTAAATAACCCAGTAATTGAAATTCCGAAAACAGCAGTAGCCTCGCCGCAAAAACCAGCGAATCAGGCACAGCCCCAACCGCAAAGCACCTTGAAAAATATCAACTAG
- a CDS encoding late competence development ComFB family protein: MSIEKIVEQALQDGYLTPAMEAEVGRICDNASDLSIEEYMALDRLMGALLTGEVVAVPRKQFINVMEELVLTEAIARIAEIEATSESSLDVGDIAAYALNRLLPLYATTEEGANYQRQRAKTELQELISQQVGEAIDRYLDRPNFFPERQALGKSTGNEVLRQVSTLLQVYAPNFEQKSEF; this comes from the coding sequence ATGAGTATTGAAAAAATTGTAGAACAAGCTCTCCAGGATGGTTATCTGACACCAGCAATGGAAGCGGAAGTCGGGCGAATCTGTGATAACGCTTCGGATCTGTCAATTGAAGAGTACATGGCGCTAGACCGACTGATGGGGGCGCTATTGACAGGTGAGGTAGTGGCGGTACCTCGCAAACAATTTATCAACGTGATGGAAGAACTGGTACTGACTGAAGCGATCGCCCGAATAGCAGAAATTGAAGCCACCAGTGAAAGCTCTCTCGATGTGGGAGATATTGCTGCTTACGCCCTCAACCGTCTGCTACCTCTGTATGCTACTACAGAGGAAGGTGCTAACTACCAGCGGCAACGCGCTAAAACAGAACTTCAAGAATTGATTTCCCAGCAAGTAGGTGAGGCAATTGACCGTTACTTGGATCGACCCAATTTCTTCCCAGAACGGCAAGCTTTAGGTAAAAGCACTGGCAATGAAGTTCTGCGCCAAGTCAGTACCTTACTCCAAGTCTACGCGCCTAATTTTGAGCAAAAATCAGAATTTTAG
- a CDS encoding L,D-transpeptidase, whose protein sequence is MARNESVARMVMLLCFGTAILSLAVHWQIKATPGRSEQATSSVLRQNSPRTYSTGSSTVGLGETALGASVPSSRLKSSAIKPDSKLEMVKNAASATDAPKKMRLVTPGQIQNPGDGEQRKSSGGLASGKTQVVVVLSDRRVYVYRYNEVIASYPIAVGKKGWETPTGTFEVMHMQHHPIWRHPITGKVFEAGTNSPLGDRWVGFWSDGRNEIGFHGTPDIDLVGAAVSHGCLRMRNADVRSLYDKVSLGTPVLVRD, encoded by the coding sequence ATGGCAAGAAACGAATCTGTAGCGCGTATGGTGATGTTGCTCTGTTTTGGCACAGCAATTTTATCTCTGGCTGTCCATTGGCAGATTAAGGCAACGCCAGGGCGGTCGGAGCAAGCTACATCAAGTGTGTTGAGGCAAAATTCTCCCCGAACCTACTCTACAGGAAGCTCGACCGTCGGTCTAGGGGAAACTGCGCTGGGCGCTTCTGTACCCTCTTCTCGACTAAAGTCTTCTGCTATAAAGCCTGATTCTAAGTTGGAGATGGTGAAAAACGCAGCTAGTGCAACTGACGCCCCAAAAAAGATGCGGCTGGTGACGCCAGGACAAATACAGAATCCGGGAGATGGGGAGCAACGGAAATCATCCGGTGGACTGGCATCTGGTAAGACTCAAGTGGTAGTTGTTTTAAGCGATCGCCGTGTTTATGTTTACCGCTATAATGAGGTGATAGCTAGCTACCCAATTGCTGTGGGCAAGAAGGGTTGGGAAACGCCTACAGGTACGTTTGAGGTCATGCATATGCAACACCACCCTATTTGGCGTCACCCGATTACTGGCAAAGTATTTGAGGCAGGGACAAATAGTCCTTTGGGAGATCGGTGGGTTGGGTTTTGGTCAGATGGACGGAATGAAATTGGCTTTCACGGCACCCCTGATATTGACCTAGTGGGGGCGGCTGTGTCTCATGGTTGCTTAAGAATGCGTAATGCTGATGTCCGCTCGTTGTACGACAAAGTGAGTTTAGGGACACCAGTTTTGGTGCGTGATTGA
- a CDS encoding sigma-70 family RNA polymerase sigma factor, whose translation MSQSITVSWSTVDARYPEASVQVDKLSNHDLILRCQTGLRPDRAAFAELLRRYQTQVDRVLYHLAPDWADRADLAQEVWIRVYRNINRLQEPAKFRGWLSRIATNLFYDELRKRKRVVSPLSLDAPRSVDDGEMDWEIAGDTPGPEEELTTREFYEQLREAIADLPEVFRTTIVLREIEGMAYEEIAEITGVSLGTVKSRIARARSRLQAQLQNYLDT comes from the coding sequence ATGAGTCAATCGATTACTGTATCCTGGTCAACGGTTGATGCAAGGTACCCAGAAGCATCGGTGCAAGTTGACAAACTGTCCAATCACGATTTAATTTTACGCTGTCAAACAGGACTGCGCCCAGATCGTGCTGCGTTTGCAGAACTGTTGCGCCGCTATCAGACTCAAGTTGATAGGGTTTTATATCACCTGGCTCCAGATTGGGCTGACAGAGCCGATTTAGCTCAAGAAGTTTGGATTCGTGTGTATCGGAATATTAACCGATTACAAGAGCCTGCCAAATTTAGAGGCTGGTTAAGCCGTATTGCCACCAACTTGTTTTACGATGAGTTGCGGAAACGCAAGCGGGTTGTCAGCCCCTTGTCGCTTGATGCTCCCCGCTCGGTAGATGACGGCGAAATGGATTGGGAAATTGCTGGGGATACTCCCGGACCTGAGGAAGAACTAACAACTAGAGAATTTTACGAGCAACTGCGGGAGGCGATCGCGGATTTGCCAGAGGTATTCCGTACTACTATTGTCCTCAGAGAAATCGAAGGTATGGCATATGAAGAAATTGCCGAAATTACTGGTGTTTCCCTGGGAACTGTCAAGTCGAGAATAGCCAGAGCTAGATCCAGATTGCAAGCCCAGTTGCAAAATTATCTAGATACCTAG
- a CDS encoding gamma-glutamylcyclotransferase family protein: MAESKIKFPGEVRVFVYGTLKPGEANYQKYCAGKVKVAQRGFALGELFALPMGYPAMTLGEGQVQGHLLSFADLGILKELDDLEGYHPSRQTPENLYNRQYIEIFKIQGLCLSWAWAYFMTPEQVIQLGGVPQSDGWWSGCGIRANRCYEV; this comes from the coding sequence ATGGCTGAATCAAAAATAAAATTTCCTGGAGAAGTGCGGGTTTTTGTTTACGGTACGCTCAAACCAGGTGAAGCTAATTATCAAAAATACTGTGCAGGTAAGGTGAAAGTTGCTCAAAGAGGTTTTGCATTAGGCGAATTGTTTGCCTTGCCGATGGGTTACCCAGCGATGACCCTAGGGGAGGGCCAAGTTCAGGGACATTTGCTCTCTTTTGCGGACTTAGGGATTTTAAAAGAGTTAGATGATCTGGAAGGCTATCACCCCTCTCGACAAACACCAGAAAATCTCTATAATCGTCAATACATAGAGATTTTCAAGATACAAGGTCTATGCCTAAGTTGGGCTTGGGCTTACTTTATGACTCCTGAGCAAGTTATTCAATTAGGAGGTGTCCCCCAATCTGATGGCTGGTGGAGTGGCTGCGGCATAAGAGCAAATCGCTGTTACGAAGTATGA
- a CDS encoding M23 family metallopeptidase gives MTNETEVINPKNKSQCFRVKYLTLNHRATNMLMGIFAAIPVTLALPVDALQVQVTPTTPRLGDTLSVEINLDTPGNDRPPRVTIGEKTYPAFEVSPNQYRALVPTTPLEKAGIRKFKVFGDGQEQNLSVQVRDRKFPIQRINLPPGKSGLQATELELNRVAAFKALQTPQKYWNGLFLKPNKGRMSTIYGVRRYYNGKFANDYYHRGVDYAGAAGSAVVAPAAGRVAMVGRVSQGFRVHGNVVGIDHGQGVTSIFMHLSRINVKEGDLVKAGQLIGAVGSTGASTGPHLHWGLYVNGLSVDPIPWQNKVVD, from the coding sequence ATGACTAACGAAACTGAAGTTATTAATCCAAAAAATAAGTCGCAGTGTTTTAGAGTCAAATATTTAACTCTAAATCACCGAGCAACAAATATGTTAATGGGTATATTTGCCGCCATCCCCGTTACCTTGGCCTTACCTGTAGACGCTTTACAAGTTCAGGTAACTCCAACTACTCCTCGGTTAGGAGATACGTTGTCGGTTGAGATTAATCTAGATACCCCAGGAAATGATCGCCCTCCCAGAGTAACTATCGGTGAAAAAACCTACCCAGCATTTGAAGTTTCGCCCAATCAGTACCGGGCCTTAGTGCCAACAACTCCACTAGAAAAAGCGGGTATAAGAAAATTTAAAGTTTTTGGCGACGGTCAAGAGCAAAACTTGTCTGTGCAAGTGCGCGATCGCAAATTCCCCATACAACGTATTAATCTACCACCAGGAAAATCTGGATTACAAGCCACAGAGCTTGAACTTAACCGTGTAGCAGCCTTTAAAGCCTTACAAACACCACAAAAATACTGGAATGGTCTGTTCCTGAAACCAAATAAAGGCCGGATGAGTACAATCTATGGTGTGCGTCGCTACTATAATGGTAAATTTGCAAATGACTACTACCATCGTGGCGTTGACTATGCTGGTGCAGCCGGTTCAGCCGTAGTTGCCCCAGCCGCAGGGCGAGTTGCAATGGTAGGCAGGGTATCCCAAGGGTTCCGAGTTCATGGTAACGTAGTTGGCATTGATCACGGTCAAGGGGTAACCAGCATTTTTATGCACCTAAGTCGCATTAATGTCAAAGAAGGCGATTTGGTGAAAGCTGGTCAATTAATTGGCGCAGTTGGTTCCACAGGTGCTTCTACTGGACCTCATTTGCACTGGGGTTTATATGTCAACGGACTATCTGTTGACCCCATACCTTGGCAAAATAAAGTTGTTGATTAG